In Pseudomonadota bacterium, the following are encoded in one genomic region:
- a CDS encoding thiolase family protein, with protein MRNVVIAGYARSPFTFANKGELRKVRPDELAAKVVAGLLERIGVPPEDIEDLIVGCAFPEGEQGMNVARLIGFLAHLPLSVAGTTVNRFCGSSMQAIHMAAGAIQLGAGEAFICAGVESMSRVPMMGFNPMPNPTLAKDYPAAYVSMGITAENLARKYQITRADQQEFSVASHAKAAAAQASGKLKDEIVPIGAAAEDGCIRPGTTLEVLAELKPAFEETGTVTAGTSSPLTDGAAACLVTSEDYAKAHGLKPLARLKSVAVAGCAPEIMGIGPVAATQKALKRAGLEVSDLGVIEINEAFAAQALACMRDLAIPLEKVNLDGGAIALGHPLGATGARITGKVAQLLKREGKQYALSTQCIGGGQGIATILEAV; from the coding sequence ATGCGCAATGTCGTCATCGCCGGCTATGCCCGCTCGCCTTTCACCTTCGCCAACAAGGGCGAGCTGAGGAAGGTCCGCCCCGACGAGCTCGCCGCCAAGGTGGTTGCCGGGCTCCTCGAGCGGATCGGCGTGCCACCCGAGGACATCGAGGACCTGATCGTGGGCTGCGCTTTCCCCGAGGGCGAGCAGGGCATGAACGTGGCGCGCCTCATCGGCTTTCTCGCCCATCTGCCGCTGAGCGTCGCCGGCACCACCGTCAACCGCTTCTGCGGCTCCTCCATGCAGGCGATCCACATGGCCGCGGGCGCCATTCAATTGGGCGCCGGCGAGGCCTTCATTTGCGCCGGCGTGGAGTCGATGAGCCGCGTGCCGATGATGGGCTTCAACCCGATGCCGAACCCGACGCTCGCCAAGGACTATCCGGCCGCCTACGTGTCCATGGGCATCACCGCCGAGAATCTCGCGCGCAAATACCAGATCACCCGCGCCGACCAGCAGGAGTTTTCCGTCGCCTCGCATGCCAAGGCGGCGGCGGCGCAAGCCTCCGGCAAGCTCAAGGACGAGATCGTGCCGATCGGTGCCGCCGCCGAGGATGGCTGCATCCGCCCAGGCACCACCTTGGAGGTGCTGGCCGAACTGAAGCCCGCCTTCGAGGAGACCGGGACGGTGACCGCCGGAACCTCCTCGCCCTTGACCGACGGGGCTGCGGCCTGCCTCGTCACCTCCGAGGACTACGCCAAGGCGCATGGGCTGAAGCCGCTTGCCCGGCTCAAATCCGTGGCGGTCGCCGGCTGCGCCCCGGAGATCATGGGCATCGGCCCGGTCGCCGCCACGCAGAAAGCCTTGAAGCGCGCCGGGCTTGAGGTCTCCGACCTGGGCGTGATCGAGATCAACGAGGCTTTCGCCGCTCAGGCGCTGGCCTGCATGCGCGATCTGGCGATTCCCTTGGAGAAGGTGAACCTCGACGGCGGCGCCATCGCGCTCGGCCATCCCTTGGGCGCCACCGGCGCTCGCATCACCGGCAAGGTGGCCCAGCTCCTCAAGCGCGAAGGCAAGCAGTACGCGCTCTCCACCCAGTGCATCGGCGGCGGACAAGGCATCGCGACCATCCTCGAGGCGGTCTGA
- a CDS encoding 3-hydroxyacyl-CoA dehydrogenase, translating to MAKPEIRRAAVIGAGVMGSGIAAHIANAGVAVDLLDIVPSGAANRNAVAEGALQRLAKADPAAFMHPSAQRLVTAGNIEDHLGRLAEADWIIEAVSEKVALKRDLYARIDPLRKKGSIVSSNTSTIPLADLLAGAGKGFARDFLITHFFNPPRYMRLLEVVAGPKTRAQALETIRRFADERLGKGVVDCNDTPGFIANRIGTLWIQSAVNHATDLGLAVEEADAVVGRPMGIPKTGVFGLMDLVGLDLMPHVSQSLLATLPAGDDYRRLYRELPLFTRMIAEGYTGRKGKGGFYRLARGADGARVKEAIDLKTGLYAPAATPRLESVEAGRKGLKALVEHPDKGGRYAWAVLADTLAYAAGLVPEIAQSIVAVDEAMRLGYNWKRGPFQMIDQLGAAWFAAKLAESGRTVPELLSKAAAAGGFYRTVEGQLEYLSVAGAWEKVVRRAGVLLLEDVKRAQKPVARSAAASLWDIGDGVLCLEFHTKMNAFDPELLGMIGKSLGIVEKGHKALVLYNEADNFSVGANLGLALFAANVALWPSIEQMIEQGQAVFKQMKYARFPIVGAPSGMALGGGCEVLLHCAHVQAHAESYIGLVEVGVGLVPGWGGTKELLARWSAEPALPKGPMPPVAKTFETVAVAKVAKSAAEARDLGFLRAGDGISMNRDRLLADAKAVALKLARRYKPPAAPMLRLPGPAAKAALDLVVDGLAHQGKVTAHDRVVVSALAEVVSGGGADWTEPVGEDHVTALERAAFMRLVRTQGTLARMEHMLETGKPLRN from the coding sequence ATGGCCAAGCCAGAGATCCGTCGCGCCGCGGTGATCGGCGCTGGGGTAATGGGCAGCGGCATCGCCGCGCATATCGCCAATGCCGGGGTGGCCGTCGACCTTCTCGACATCGTTCCGTCCGGCGCCGCCAACCGCAACGCGGTTGCCGAAGGGGCGCTCCAGCGCCTCGCCAAAGCCGATCCCGCCGCCTTCATGCACCCCTCGGCGCAGCGTTTGGTGACGGCGGGAAATATCGAGGATCATCTGGGACGGCTAGCCGAAGCGGATTGGATCATCGAAGCGGTCTCGGAGAAGGTTGCCCTCAAGCGCGACCTCTATGCCCGCATCGATCCCTTGCGCAAGAAAGGCTCGATCGTCTCCTCCAACACCTCGACGATCCCCTTGGCCGATCTCCTGGCCGGCGCCGGCAAAGGCTTTGCCCGCGATTTCCTCATCACCCACTTCTTCAATCCGCCGCGCTACATGCGTTTGCTGGAGGTGGTGGCGGGGCCGAAGACGCGGGCGCAGGCGCTCGAGACCATTCGCCGCTTCGCCGATGAGCGTCTCGGCAAGGGCGTGGTCGACTGCAACGACACGCCGGGCTTCATCGCCAATCGCATCGGCACGCTGTGGATCCAGTCGGCGGTCAACCACGCCACGGATCTCGGCCTTGCGGTGGAAGAGGCCGATGCGGTGGTCGGCCGGCCGATGGGCATCCCCAAGACCGGCGTCTTCGGCTTGATGGATCTCGTCGGCCTCGATCTCATGCCCCATGTCAGCCAGAGCCTGCTCGCCACGCTGCCGGCCGGCGACGACTATCGCCGGCTCTATCGCGAGCTGCCGCTCTTCACCAGGATGATCGCCGAGGGCTATACCGGCCGCAAAGGCAAGGGCGGCTTCTACCGCCTGGCGCGGGGTGCGGATGGCGCGCGGGTGAAGGAGGCGATCGATCTTAAGACCGGTCTCTACGCCCCGGCGGCGACGCCGCGGCTGGAGAGTGTCGAGGCCGGGCGGAAGGGCCTGAAGGCTCTGGTCGAGCACCCGGACAAGGGTGGCCGCTATGCCTGGGCGGTGCTTGCCGACACGCTCGCCTATGCCGCGGGACTGGTACCCGAGATCGCTCAATCGATCGTCGCCGTCGATGAGGCGATGCGGCTCGGCTACAACTGGAAGCGCGGGCCCTTCCAGATGATCGACCAGCTGGGTGCCGCGTGGTTTGCCGCAAAGCTGGCCGAGTCCGGCCGGACGGTGCCGGAGCTCTTGAGCAAGGCCGCCGCCGCTGGCGGCTTCTATCGCACGGTGGAGGGCCAGCTCGAATATCTGTCGGTGGCCGGCGCGTGGGAGAAGGTGGTGCGGCGCGCGGGCGTGCTCCTGCTGGAAGACGTGAAGCGCGCTCAGAAGCCGGTCGCCCGCAGCGCGGCCGCCAGCTTGTGGGATATCGGCGACGGCGTTCTCTGCCTCGAGTTCCACACCAAGATGAACGCCTTCGATCCCGAGCTTCTCGGCATGATCGGCAAGTCGCTCGGCATCGTCGAGAAGGGCCACAAAGCGCTCGTCCTCTACAACGAAGCCGACAACTTTTCGGTCGGAGCCAATCTCGGCTTGGCGCTGTTCGCGGCCAATGTGGCGCTGTGGCCGTCCATCGAGCAGATGATCGAGCAGGGCCAGGCGGTGTTCAAGCAGATGAAGTATGCGCGCTTCCCGATCGTGGGGGCACCGTCCGGCATGGCGCTCGGCGGCGGCTGCGAGGTGCTCTTGCATTGCGCCCATGTGCAGGCCCATGCCGAGAGCTATATCGGGCTGGTGGAGGTCGGTGTCGGTCTGGTGCCCGGGTGGGGCGGGACCAAGGAGCTCTTGGCGCGCTGGTCGGCCGAGCCGGCGCTGCCGAAGGGACCGATGCCGCCGGTCGCCAAGACCTTCGAGACCGTGGCGGTGGCCAAGGTGGCGAAGTCCGCGGCCGAGGCGCGGGATCTGGGCTTCCTCAGGGCCGGCGACGGGATCAGCATGAATCGCGACCGACTGCTCGCCGATGCGAAAGCGGTCGCGCTCAAGCTCGCCCGCCGCTACAAGCCGCCGGCAGCACCCATGCTGCGCCTGCCGGGACCCGCGGCGAAGGCGGCGCTCGACCTCGTCGTCGACGGCCTGGCGCATCAAGGCAAGGTGACGGCGCATGACCGTGTGGTGGTCAGTGCGCTGGCCGAGGTGGTGAGCGGCGGCGGCGCAGATTGGACCGAGCCGGTCGGCGAAGATCACGTGACGGCGCTGGAGCGCGCCGCCTTCATGCGCCTCGTTAGGACGCAAGGGACGCTTGCCCGCATGGAGCACATGCTGGAAACGGGCAAGCCGCTCAGGAACTGA